In Nitrospirota bacterium, the genomic stretch TATTAAAGAGCGCAGGGCATCATAAAAACCTTCACGGGTCGATATCACAAGCCCCTCTTTGCCGTGCTCAACGATCTCCCTGTTGATGCCCACATCAGAGACGACCGGCGGTACCCCTGCCGCCATATACTGCAGCGCCTTGTATCCGCACTTGCCTTCGCTCCATTTATTTGAGGGAAGGGGCATGACGCCGATGTCAAAGAGGGCGATCTCTCTTTCCTGTGTGGTAAGACTCCAGGGCACGAAATCAACCTGCACGCCGGGTATTTGAATCGTGTCGCTGCAGATCACTCTCACCCGGATATTGTTGCTGCGGGCAAGGTTTTGAAATGTTTCCGAGAGCATTGCCAGATGGCGCAGATTCCCTTTCCCGCCGATCCAGCCGATAACCATATCCCTGTTTCGGACGGAATGATCCTTGACAGGAATACTGCGGGTCTCAACTGCCGAAGGCAGCACGACCACATTTTTATTGAATTTATTTGCGTAGTCGGCCAGTACCCGGTTGCCGGCAATAACGAGGTCTGCTGCTCCCGTAATTTGTTTGAACTTTGAAAGTCTCGCCATGCTTTCAAAGGACGCGTGTGAATCATCCCGGTAATAAATGGCGTCATCAAAATCAAAAATAAGCTTCCGGGCG encodes the following:
- a CDS encoding glycosyltransferase family 4 protein, producing MPSSRIRVLNLLPEIQKAGVCVEARAYPKSISDRMRLFRKLGRFNVVFLQKKLLSPFEVKLLRSCARKLIFDFDDAIYYRDDSHASFESMARLSKFKQITGAADLVIAGNRVLADYANKFNKNVVVLPSAVETRSIPVKDHSVRNRDMVIGWIGGKGNLRHLAMLSETFQNLARSNNIRVRVICSDTIQIPGVQVDFVPWSLTTQEREIALFDIGVMPLPSNKWSEGKCGYKALQYMAAGVPPVVSDVGINREIVEHGKEGLVISTREGFYDALRSLIQSEKQRIEFGENARKKTEAYYSVEAIGRQLADLLLRMT